Genomic segment of Myxococcus stipitatus:
GCGGCGCGTAGAGACTCCAGCCCGGCGAAGCCCCCGCTCCCTCGAGTGCCACGTGCAGCCGCACCGCGTACGCCACGAGCAGGTAGAGCGGAGCCCCCAGCGCGAACACCAGCGTGGTGCCCTCGCGCGGCTCGTCCACGGCCTTCCTCGACAACAGGAAGAAGAGGACACACGGCAGGACGTTGAGCCATGGCGCGATGTCCCCCAGCTTCACGGCCAGCGGCGCCAGCCCCATCATCAGCGTGGTGGAGATGAGCCCCAGCTGGACGAAGGGCCGCGAGGGCGCATCGAACGCCTCCGCGGGCTTGCGCACGAGCCATGCCGCGCCCAGCGCCCACGCGAACAACAGCGGGATTCGCAGCGCCAGTCCCACGCCTTCGAGCAGCGACGCCTCGCCCAGCCCGATGGGTCCCAGCGCGATGCCCACCAGCGGCGCCGACGCGGAGCCGATGAGGCCCAGGATGTTCCCCGAGTCCCGCAGCGCCTCGCGCTTCGCGAGGTAGCGCCCCATCAGGGAGAAGCCCGCGGACACGCCCGCCGTCATGCCGAAGACGATGAGCGAGCGCGTGTTCGAGGAGATTCCCGCCCAGCTCTCGAAGACGAGGTAGAGGGTGCTCGACAGGATGAGGATGGCGCCGATGAACCACCAGAGCGTCTCCGCGAGGAACGGCTTCCACACGCGGCTCCAGGTGGAGACCTTCTCGACGAGCCGGGCCGTCGCATGGCTCGGCGGAGGCGGGGCCTCGAACAGCGGCTCCAGCGGATTCTCGGGCAGCGGATGCGCCTCGGGCTCGCGCGCCTCGGACACCGGCTCACGGGCCTCACCCGCGAGGAACATCGCGGCCTCGTGCGCGGCCTCCTCCCGGGACACCACCGAGGCCACCTCGGCGGCGGCCCCAACCGCCGGAACCTCCGACGCCGCGGCCTGCTCCAGCGGCGTCTCCGCGAGGACCACGGCCGGGTGCTCGTCGGGCAACGCGACCTCTTCCACGGAGGCCGCGGGCAGCTCCTCGCGCACGACGGCCTCGGGCACCACGGGCGTGGCCTGGGCCACCGCCGCGTGCTCCCAGGGGACCGCGGGCGCGTGACTCTTCGACTCGGCGAGCACGGAGAGAAGGATTCGCGCCTGGCGCTCGTATCGCTCGGAGAGGAAGCGCCGCACGTGAGGCGGCACCTCGGAGGTCTCCCAGCGGCTCATCTCGGACAGGAGGAAGTGGACGTGAGCAAGCTCCGTCTCCACCTCCATTCGCGTTCGCGCGGACATCGCCGTGCCGCAGAGTGCACAGTGGCTGGAAGCCCCCAGGCGCTCCTGCCTGCATTCAGGGCAGTACATGAGTGGCCCCCTCTACAACGGACATGCCACGCAGAATGCCTGGAAGAATCACCGGTTGGAAATCGGTGACCTTCCCCCCGGCGTGTCGGCCGGGTGGCACCTGTGCAAGGGGGTGCACAACCGCTGCATCACACCCGACGCACCTGTCAGTTCCGCTGGGCGTGCTGGCCCCCCACCCCTCGTCCATGGAACGGTGCACCTCCCATGAGCAACGAGACCCTGAATCTCCGCCCCATCCAGCCCCAGGACGACGCGGCGGTGGCCGCCCTCATCCGCACGGTGATGCCGGAGTTTGGCGCCGACGGACCGGGCTTCGCGATTCACGACGCGGAGGTGGCCGCGATGAGCGCCGCGTACGCCTCTCCCCGTCACGCGTACTTCGTGGTGGAGCGCGCGGGCCGCGTCGTGGGGGGAGGCGGCATCGCACCGCTGCAAGGGGGTGACCCGGGCGTGTGCGAGCTGCGCAAGATGTACTTCCTCCCCGAGGCCCGAGGCCAGGGAGCGGGCGAACGCCTGCTGCGCCAGTGCCTCGCCTTCGCGCGCGAGGCGGGCTTCCAGCGCTGCTACCTGGAGACGCTCTCCGCGATGAAGCAGGCGCAGAAGCTCTACCAGCGGCTGGGCTTCGAGCGGCTCTCCGCGCCCCTGGGCAACACGGGGCACTTCGGCTGCAATCACTTCTACGCACTCGACCTGACGAAGCCCGCCCCCTGAGGCGTCCCGCTCCCCTGCCCTGCCACCGGGCGCACGCGCCGCACCGGGCCGACTCCTCTCCAGGCCGCACCTTCCGGAGAGGAGACAGCCCATGGCGGCCGCCGGAACCCTCTCGAGCCACGACGACCAGCGCCCCTTCGACATCGACGACGTGCTCGCACGGGTGCGCGAGGCGGTGCGCGACGTCCCGGACGCGGCGATGTTCGCGCTCGCGGAGCAGGGACACGACAGCCTCTTCGAGCAGCTCGTGGCCTGCGTGCTCTCCATCCGCACGCTCGACGAGGTGAGCCTGCCCGCGTCGCTCGCGCTGCTGCGTCGCGCCTCCACTCCCGACGCGCTTGCCCGCATGAGCCCCAGCGACATCGACGCCCTCATCCAGCCCGTGACGTTCCACGAGGCCAAGGCACACCAGCTCCACGCCATTGCCGTGAGGACCCGCGATGAGCTCGGCGGCGAGCTGCCCTGCGATGCCCAGGTGCTCCAGTCCTTCAAGGGCGTGGGCCCCAAGTGCGCGCACCTGGCGCTGGGCATCGCGTGTGGACACGAGGTCATCAGCGTGGACATCCACGTGCATCGCGTCACCAACCGCTGGGGCTACGTGAAGACGCGCACGCCCGAGGCCACGCTGGAGGCCCTGGAGGCCCGACTGCCGCGCCGGTACTGGGTGGAAATCAATCGCCTGCTTGTGCCGTTCGGAAAACACGTCTGCACCGGCTCGCGGCCTCGGTGCTCCACCTGTCCAGTGCTGAAGCAATGTCGGCAGGTCGGCGTGACGAACCCGCGTTGACGCGGCGCTCTTCCATTGCCGATGGGAGGCGGGCTGGACACACTGGGCCTGTTTCCTCGCAGCCTGGAGTGCCCACACATGGTGGAAGAGACCCGTCCAACCGCGAAGGAGCTGCTGTCGCTGCCGCGGCTCGCACCCCTGGTGCCCATGCTGTACGTGGCCTGGACGGACGGGGAGCTGACGCCCGCGGAGATTCGGATGCTGGGCACCGCGGCGCGCGCGCAGCCGTGGCTGGACCTGCGCTCCACCACCGTGCTCGCGCGCTGGCTGGACCCCTTGATGCCGCCCGCGCCGCATGAGCTGGCGCTCGTCCGCGACCACATCCGCTCCGCCGCGCGGCGCCTGGCACTCAGCCCCCAGGAGAGCCTCGCGGAACTGGGCGCGAAGCTGGCCGAGGTCGCCTCCGAAGCACAGGTGCTGCACCCGTCCCTCCCGGAGCTCGTGAGCGCGCTCGCGACGGTGGAGGCCGCGCTGGGCGTCTCCGGCCGCGAGGCGGTGCGCGCGCTCGTCCCCTCCGCCGCGCACGAGCCCCGGCGCATCGGCCCGAGCGAGCCCACCTCCTTCGCCCCCGAGGCCCTGCGCGCGGTGCTGGACCGCACGTACCCCGAGGTCCGCTCGAAGGTGCGCGAGTGGCTGGAGGCCCCCGCGTTCCGCTACCCCACCGCCCCGCAGGACACGAGCAGGCAGCGCGAGCAGGTGTTCGACTGGATGAAGCAGCTCGCGGACCAGGGCCTGGGCCGCATCGCCTTCCCGGAAGGCAACGAGACGGGCGCGGACCTGGGTGCCTTCATCGCCGCGTTCGAGACGCTGGCCTTCTTCGACTTGAGCCTCGTGGTGAAGGTGGGCGTCCACTTCGGCCTGTTCGGCGCGAGCATCCTGTTCCTCGGCACGGAGCGCCACCACCGCGAGTACCTGCCGAAGGTCGCCTCGCTGGAGCTGCCCGGGTGCTTCGCGATGAGCGAGCTGGGCCACGGCTCCAACGTGCGCGACGTGCAGACGGTGGCGCGCTACGACGCGGAGGCCGGGAACTTCGTCGTCCACACGCCGTCGGACAGCGCGCGCAAGGAGTGGATTGGCAACGCGGCGAAGCACGGCCGCATCGCGACGGTGTTCGCGCAACTGGAGGTCGGCGGCAAGGCGCTGGGCGTCCACGCGCTCCTGGTCCCCCTGCGCGATGAGCAGGGACGCACGCTGCCCGGCGTGCGCATCGAGGACTGCGGCCGGAAGATGGGCCTCAACGGCGTGGACAACGGCCGGCTGTGGTTCGACCACGTGCGGGTGCCTCGGGAGAACCTGCTGGACCGCTTCGGGCAGGTGAGCGCGCAGGGCGAGTACACCAGCTCCATCCCCAGCGACGGGCGGCGCTTCTTCACCATGCTGGGCACGCTGGTGGCGGGCCGGGTGAGCGTGGCCTGCGCGTCCCTGAGCGCGGCGAAGAGCGGGCTGACCATCGCGGTGCGCTACGCGGACACGCGCCGGCAGTTCGGTCCTCCGGGCGCGCCGGAGGTGCGGCTCCTCGACCACCAGACGCATCAGCTCCGGCTCCTCAAGCCGCTGGCGAAGACGTACGCGCTCGACTTCGCGCTCGAGTACCTGGTGGAGCGCTACGTGAAGCGCACGGAGGAGGACGCCATGGAGGTGGAGGCCCTGGCCGCGGGCCTCAAGGCGTATGCCTCCTGGAGCGCGACGGCGGTGCTCCAGGAAGCGCGCGAGGCGTGCGGAGGCCAGGGCTACCTGGAGGCGAACCGGCTGCCCGCGCTCAAGGCGGACACGGACATCTTCTCCACGTTCGAGGGCGACAACACGGTGCTGCTGCAGCTGGTCGCCAAGAGCCTGCTGACGGACTACCGACAGCGCTTCGAGGATGACCGCGTCTACGCGGTGCTGAAGCTCATCGCGGACAAGGCCGCGGCCATGGCGGACCGCAACCCGTTCGCCGCCCGCCGCACCGACAGCGAGCACCTGCGCGATGGCGACTTCCAGCTCCGGCTGCTGCGCTACCGGGAGGAGGACCTGCTGGCCTCGGTGGCGAAGCGGCTGCGCAAGCGGATGGCCGCGGGCGTGGAGGCCTTCACCGCCTTCAACCAGGTCCAGGCGCACCTGGTCGCGCTGTCCGAGGCGCACGTCGAGCGCGTCGTGCTGGAGCAGTTCCTCCTGGGCGTGGAGAAGGTCCAGGACGCGGACCTGAAGACGGTGCTGGGCCGCCTGTGCGACCTCTATGGCCTGTCCTGCCTGGAGTCCGGGAGCGGCTGGTTCCAGGAGCACGGGCTCGTGGAGGCGTCCAAGGCGCTGGCCATCCGCAAGGAGGTCGTGAAGCTCTGCACGGAGCTGCGCCCGGACGCGGTGGCGCTGGTCGACGCGTTCGGGATTCCCGACACGTGTCTCGCGGCGCCCATCGGCCTGGGCCACCTGTCGCCCTGAGTCGCGCGCCCTACTGAATCACGGCCGGCGCGCGGAACACCTCGCCGTCGCGGCCTTCGACGCGCAAGCTGGCGTCGTCGGCGGGACTCACGCGCAGCTCCACCCGGGGCTGCCCGCGACGGTCCACCAGCAGCAAGCCGGGCGCGCCATTCTCGTCCGCGCCCAGAATCGCGCGAGGCCGCCCGTCCGCGTCCGCCAGCTCCAGCCGCGAGGAGCCATCCACCTGGAGCCCCACCGCGAACAGGTCCACCCCGCCGCGCTTGGACAGCGTCAGCCGGGGGGCCTCGTCCGAGTACACGGTGAGCTCCGCCAGGGACTCGCCCTCGGCCGTCGCGAAGCGCAGCCGGGGAGAGCCATCCTCCGCCACGCCGAGCAGCGCGCGCGGACGTCCCTCGCCGTCATTCAGCACCAGCCCCGCGCTCCCCGCGTCATCCAGGCCCAGGAGGGCCCGTTGCTGACCGCGCGCGTCCTGGAGCACCAGTCGCGAGGCCACCAGCTCGCCCCCCACCGCCTCCGGTGAGGTCCGCAGCGCCGCGGCGCCCAGGCCCAGGCCCGCCAGCGCGAGCGCGGTGAAGGTCAGCCCCTGCATCCGCCGGCAGCGCCGCTCCAGCCGCTCCAGCCGAGTCTCCAGCGAGTCCATCCCAAGCCTCCTTGCCGTCGTCCGGACCCGAGCACCCGGGCTCGGACGGCGACAAGGTTAGCGGATGCGGGGAGGAGGACATCAAATGTCGACGTCGCCCGCTTCCGTGAAGGCGTCCTGGCTCGGACGCTGGCTGGAGCGCCCCCGGCCGAAGAGGAAGCCCAGCTTGAACTGGACGAAGCCT
This window contains:
- a CDS encoding endonuclease III codes for the protein MAAAGTLSSHDDQRPFDIDDVLARVREAVRDVPDAAMFALAEQGHDSLFEQLVACVLSIRTLDEVSLPASLALLRRASTPDALARMSPSDIDALIQPVTFHEAKAHQLHAIAVRTRDELGGELPCDAQVLQSFKGVGPKCAHLALGIACGHEVISVDIHVHRVTNRWGYVKTRTPEATLEALEARLPRRYWVEINRLLVPFGKHVCTGSRPRCSTCPVLKQCRQVGVTNPR
- a CDS encoding GNAT family N-acetyltransferase: MSNETLNLRPIQPQDDAAVAALIRTVMPEFGADGPGFAIHDAEVAAMSAAYASPRHAYFVVERAGRVVGGGGIAPLQGGDPGVCELRKMYFLPEARGQGAGERLLRQCLAFAREAGFQRCYLETLSAMKQAQKLYQRLGFERLSAPLGNTGHFGCNHFYALDLTKPAP
- a CDS encoding acyl-CoA dehydrogenase, producing the protein MVEETRPTAKELLSLPRLAPLVPMLYVAWTDGELTPAEIRMLGTAARAQPWLDLRSTTVLARWLDPLMPPAPHELALVRDHIRSAARRLALSPQESLAELGAKLAEVASEAQVLHPSLPELVSALATVEAALGVSGREAVRALVPSAAHEPRRIGPSEPTSFAPEALRAVLDRTYPEVRSKVREWLEAPAFRYPTAPQDTSRQREQVFDWMKQLADQGLGRIAFPEGNETGADLGAFIAAFETLAFFDLSLVVKVGVHFGLFGASILFLGTERHHREYLPKVASLELPGCFAMSELGHGSNVRDVQTVARYDAEAGNFVVHTPSDSARKEWIGNAAKHGRIATVFAQLEVGGKALGVHALLVPLRDEQGRTLPGVRIEDCGRKMGLNGVDNGRLWFDHVRVPRENLLDRFGQVSAQGEYTSSIPSDGRRFFTMLGTLVAGRVSVACASLSAAKSGLTIAVRYADTRRQFGPPGAPEVRLLDHQTHQLRLLKPLAKTYALDFALEYLVERYVKRTEEDAMEVEALAAGLKAYASWSATAVLQEAREACGGQGYLEANRLPALKADTDIFSTFEGDNTVLLQLVAKSLLTDYRQRFEDDRVYAVLKLIADKAAAMADRNPFAARRTDSEHLRDGDFQLRLLRYREEDLLASVAKRLRKRMAAGVEAFTAFNQVQAHLVALSEAHVERVVLEQFLLGVEKVQDADLKTVLGRLCDLYGLSCLESGSGWFQEHGLVEASKALAIRKEVVKLCTELRPDAVALVDAFGIPDTCLAAPIGLGHLSP